A portion of the Eubacterium maltosivorans genome contains these proteins:
- the rpsK gene encoding 30S ribosomal protein S11, with translation MAKKVIRSKKRKIKKNIERGQAHIQSSFNNTIVTITDTAGNALSWASAGELGFRGSRKSTPFAAQMAAEQAAKLAMEHGLKSVEVMVKGPGSGREAAIRALQAAGLEITLIRDVTPIPHNGCRPPKRRRV, from the coding sequence ATGGCTAAGAAAGTTATCCGTTCTAAGAAAAGAAAAATCAAAAAGAATATTGAACGCGGCCAGGCCCACATTCAATCTTCATTCAATAACACCATTGTGACCATCACTGACACTGCAGGAAACGCCTTATCTTGGGCAAGTGCTGGAGAATTAGGTTTCAGAGGTTCCAGAAAAAGCACACCTTTCGCAGCTCAGATGGCTGCTGAACAGGCTGCAAAGCTTGCAATGGAACACGGTTTAAAGAGTGTTGAAGTAATGGTCAAAGGACCAGGTTCAGGTCGTGAAGCAGCGATTCGTGCCTTACAGGCAGCGGGCCTTGAAATTACCCTCATCCGAGACGTAACCCCAATCCCGCACAATGGCTGTCGTCCGCCTAAACGCAGAAGAGTCTAA
- the rpsM gene encoding 30S ribosomal protein S13: MARIAGVDLPRDKRVEVGLTYIYGIGRPTSNKILKELNINPDTRVKDLTENEVNALRNILDEKYTVEGDLRREVNLNIKRLIEIGSYRGLRHRRGLPVRGQKTKTNARTRKGPKKTVGRKSK, encoded by the coding sequence ATGGCAAGAATTGCCGGCGTCGATTTACCCAGAGATAAAAGGGTAGAAGTAGGCTTAACCTACATTTATGGAATTGGTCGTCCCACTTCCAATAAGATTTTAAAAGAGTTAAACATTAACCCTGATACCAGAGTTAAAGACTTAACCGAAAATGAAGTTAACGCATTAAGAAACATTCTCGATGAAAAATACACCGTAGAAGGTGATTTGCGTCGTGAAGTTAATTTAAATATTAAACGACTGATCGAAATTGGTTCATACAGAGGTTTAAGACACCGCAGAGGTTTACCTGTCCGTGGACAGAAAACCAAAACCAATGCCCGCACCCGCAAAGGTCCGAAGAAAACAGTCGGAAGAAAGAGCAAATAG
- the rplM gene encoding 50S ribosomal protein L13, with the protein MNSNATKMPKSHEIERKWYVVDAEGKVLGRLATEVANILRGKNKPYFAPHVDCGDFVIIINADKIVLTGNKLDQKLYKTYSGHPGGLKEVTYRKFLADKPELLVTKAVKGMVPHNKLGSQIMTKLKVYAGNEHPHAAQKPEALEI; encoded by the coding sequence ATGAATTCAAACGCAACAAAAATGCCGAAATCTCATGAAATAGAGCGTAAATGGTACGTTGTTGACGCCGAAGGAAAAGTATTAGGCCGTTTAGCAACAGAAGTAGCCAACATTTTAAGAGGAAAGAACAAACCCTATTTTGCACCACACGTAGATTGCGGTGACTTTGTGATCATTATTAATGCAGATAAAATTGTATTAACCGGTAACAAATTAGATCAGAAATTATACAAAACCTATTCCGGACATCCAGGCGGATTAAAGGAAGTAACATACAGAAAATTCTTAGCAGACAAGCCAGAATTACTGGTTACCAAAGCGGTTAAAGGCATGGTTCCCCACAATAAACTGGGCAGCCAGATCATGACCAAATTAAAGGTTTATGCAGGCAATGAACATCCTCATGCTGCGCAGAAACCAGAAGCTTTAGAAATTTAA
- the rpsD gene encoding 30S ribosomal protein S4, with amino-acid sequence MARYTEASCRQCRREGMKLYLKGERCYSTNKCAFERRPTPPGQHGKRRTKLSEYGLQLREKQKVKRIYGVLEKQFAHYFDLAEKQKGITGSNLLEILETRLDNVVYRLGLATSRKEARQLVQHAHFLVNGKKVNVPSYLIKEGDTIEVKAKSKKSPKFKEILEATENRAVAPWLSADLDTLSGKVIGRPTREDIDVEIAEHLIVELYSK; translated from the coding sequence ATGGCAAGATATACAGAAGCATCATGCCGTCAGTGCAGACGTGAAGGCATGAAATTATACTTAAAGGGTGAAAGATGTTATTCTACAAACAAATGCGCGTTTGAAAGAAGACCGACACCACCAGGACAGCATGGTAAAAGACGTACAAAATTATCTGAATACGGCTTACAGTTACGTGAAAAACAGAAAGTTAAAAGAATCTATGGCGTTCTGGAAAAACAGTTCGCACATTACTTTGATTTAGCTGAAAAACAGAAGGGGATTACCGGTTCTAACCTGTTAGAAATCCTGGAAACCCGTTTGGACAACGTTGTTTACCGTCTTGGCTTAGCAACATCCAGAAAAGAAGCCCGCCAGCTCGTACAGCACGCCCATTTCCTGGTTAACGGCAAAAAGGTCAACGTACCTTCTTACCTGATCAAGGAAGGCGATACCATCGAAGTAAAGGCAAAAAGCAAAAAATCACCTAAATTTAAAGAAATTCTTGAAGCAACTGAAAACAGAGCTGTCGCTCCTTGGTTATCAGCAGATTTAGATACTTTAAGCGGAAAAGTTATCGGAAGACCGACAAGAGAAGATATTGATGTTGAAATTGCTGAACATCTAATCGTCGAATTGTATTCTAAATAA
- a CDS encoding energy-coupling factor transporter ATPase — protein MPLEIRHLDHTYSAGSPFEFKALKDINLNIEDGQFVGLIGHTGSGKSTLIQHLNGLLQPTGGTVLFNGADIFTEKKEALIQIRHKIGLVFQYPEHQLFEETVEKDVSFGPKNLGLDEAEISRRVKHAIKMVGLNYEKVKDKSPFELSGGQMRRVAIAGVLAMDPDVLILDEPTAGLDPSGRDEILNQIKTLHEKKKITVILVSHSMEDVGKLVDKIIVMHAGEVVFFDTPARVFTQIDTLESIGLAVPEVTYLMRELKKKYPDIREDIFTVEAARQEIERVVGRESDV, from the coding sequence ATGCCACTAGAAATACGACATTTAGATCATACCTACTCCGCGGGCTCCCCCTTTGAGTTTAAGGCACTGAAAGACATCAACCTGAACATTGAGGACGGCCAGTTTGTGGGACTCATCGGCCATACCGGCTCTGGAAAATCCACCCTGATCCAGCACCTCAACGGGCTGCTTCAGCCCACAGGCGGCACCGTTTTGTTTAACGGGGCAGACATCTTTACCGAGAAAAAGGAAGCCCTGATCCAGATACGCCATAAAATTGGACTGGTTTTCCAATATCCTGAGCACCAGCTGTTTGAGGAGACCGTGGAAAAGGACGTGTCCTTCGGCCCTAAAAACCTGGGGCTCGACGAAGCGGAGATCAGCCGGCGGGTAAAGCACGCCATCAAGATGGTTGGCCTGAATTATGAAAAAGTTAAGGACAAATCGCCCTTTGAGCTGTCCGGCGGGCAGATGCGCCGAGTGGCCATCGCCGGTGTCCTGGCCATGGACCCCGATGTGCTCATCCTGGACGAGCCCACCGCAGGCCTGGACCCCAGCGGACGGGACGAGATTTTAAACCAGATCAAGACCCTGCACGAAAAAAAGAAAATCACGGTTATCCTCGTGTCTCACAGCATGGAGGACGTGGGTAAGCTGGTGGATAAAATCATTGTCATGCACGCCGGAGAAGTCGTCTTTTTCGATACCCCGGCCAGGGTTTTTACCCAAATCGACACCCTCGAGTCCATCGGGCTGGCCGTACCGGAGGTCACCTACCTCATGCGTGAGCTTAAGAAAAAATATCCAGATATCCGGGAGGATATCTTTACCGTCGAAGCTGCAAGGCAGGAGATCGAGCGGGTTGTGGGGAGGGAAAGCGATGTTTAA
- a CDS encoding energy-coupling factor transporter transmembrane component T family protein: MFKDITIGQYYPTDSIIHRLDPRTKIIFTFAYIVMLFVVNNLWGYIAAFALLVGVIIASRIPLSYIVRGVKGLIFIILLTVILNLFMTPGTEIASLGPLRITMEGVKVAVFMAMRLIFLVVGTSIMTLTTSPIDLTDGMEFCMKGIPFVRRYAHELAMMMSIALRFIPTLMEETDRIMKAQKARGANFETGNIISRAKALIPILVPLFISAFRRADELATAMEARCYRGGENRTRMNQLKFAKRDGWAFVVMFVMIAVFILSRFITIPLIFPA, translated from the coding sequence ATGTTTAAAGATATCACCATCGGACAGTACTATCCCACCGATTCCATCATCCATCGGCTCGACCCCCGGACCAAGATCATTTTTACCTTTGCCTACATTGTCATGCTCTTTGTGGTCAACAACCTGTGGGGCTATATCGCGGCCTTCGCGCTGCTGGTCGGCGTGATCATCGCCTCCCGGATTCCGCTGTCCTACATTGTGCGCGGTGTCAAGGGGCTGATCTTTATTATCCTGCTGACCGTCATTCTCAATCTGTTTATGACGCCAGGGACTGAAATCGCCAGCCTTGGACCGCTGCGCATTACCATGGAAGGGGTAAAGGTCGCCGTCTTTATGGCCATGCGTCTGATTTTCTTAGTCGTGGGCACCAGCATCATGACCCTGACCACCTCACCCATCGATTTGACCGACGGTATGGAGTTCTGCATGAAGGGCATTCCCTTTGTGCGCCGCTATGCCCATGAGCTGGCCATGATGATGTCTATCGCCCTCCGGTTTATTCCGACGCTCATGGAAGAAACCGACCGGATTATGAAGGCACAGAAGGCCAGAGGCGCCAATTTTGAGACCGGCAACATCATTTCACGGGCCAAAGCCCTGATTCCCATACTGGTGCCGCTGTTCATCAGTGCCTTCAGGCGGGCCGATGAGCTGGCAACCGCCATGGAAGCGCGGTGCTACCGGGGCGGCGAAAACCGCACCCGCATGAACCAGCTCAAATTCGCAAAGCGCGACGGCTGGGCCTTTGTGGTCATGTTTGTCATGATCGCTGTCTTTATTCTGTCGCGGTTTATCACCATACCGCTGATTTTCCCAGCGTGA
- the truA gene encoding tRNA pseudouridine(38-40) synthase TruA, producing the protein MKNIQLIIAYKGTRYAGWQRQPNALTVEEVLTGAIEDVTGEAVTLYGSGRTDAGVHALGQSANFHTHSRVPPERFAVAINTRLPGDIRVLSSCEAPEGFHSRYSAKGKVYTYQLYLNPVASPFYAEYSWHIHYPVDVSSMKDASAAFLGERDFRGFMAAGSSVRGTVRTIRAIAFEQEGPLLRITYTGNGFLYNMVRIITGTLAEIGMGRIKAEALPGIIASCERKQAGITAPPQGLFLREVLY; encoded by the coding sequence ATGAAGAATATCCAGCTGATCATCGCCTACAAAGGCACCCGCTACGCCGGATGGCAGCGCCAGCCAAACGCACTCACCGTCGAGGAGGTCTTGACAGGCGCCATCGAGGACGTGACCGGTGAAGCAGTCACCCTTTACGGCTCCGGCCGTACCGATGCGGGCGTCCACGCCCTTGGGCAAAGTGCAAACTTTCATACCCATAGCCGCGTGCCCCCCGAACGCTTTGCGGTCGCCATCAATACTAGACTGCCCGGAGATATCCGCGTGTTGTCAAGCTGTGAGGCGCCAGAAGGCTTTCACAGCCGTTATTCGGCGAAAGGCAAGGTTTATACCTACCAGCTCTATTTAAACCCGGTTGCGAGCCCGTTTTACGCCGAATACAGCTGGCATATCCACTACCCTGTGGATGTTTCCAGCATGAAGGACGCGTCAGCGGCCTTTTTGGGCGAGCGCGACTTCCGAGGCTTTATGGCTGCTGGCAGCAGCGTCAGAGGGACCGTCCGCACCATCCGCGCCATCGCCTTTGAGCAGGAAGGGCCACTGCTGCGCATAACCTATACGGGCAATGGCTTTCTGTATAACATGGTCCGGATTATAACCGGCACCCTGGCGGAAATTGGCATGGGCAGGATAAAGGCAGAAGCGCTGCCGGGAATCATCGCTTCCTGTGAGAGAAAACAGGCGGGAATCACCGCCCCGCCCCAGGGGCTTTTTCTGCGGGAAGTGCTGTATTGA
- the rpmJ gene encoding 50S ribosomal protein L36: MKVRPSVKPICEKCKIIKRNGRVMVICENPKHKQKQG, encoded by the coding sequence ATGAAAGTAAGACCATCAGTAAAACCGATTTGCGAAAAATGCAAAATCATTAAGAGAAACGGTCGTGTAATGGTAATTTGTGAAAATCCTAAACACAAACAGAAACAGGGTTAA
- the fliB gene encoding flagellin lysine-N-methylase, with product MIFQTPEIFDTFSCLAGDCPDTCCAGWEVVIDPETEKCYQKTDGPMGNRLREAMTLDADGDCIFINQAGRCPFLNHKDLCDIHIALGEDALSETCRLYPRFYGDYGNLQEAGLSLSCPEAARLILSDPAPMRFVTSQNDAPSRYDPELDPMFCTRMLRARRLGLALLQNRRFTIFERITLLLQFATRLTALLFISDEAAESALYTAFSEDKQLTQTLSALRSTPQPAGLSPHDTFSALFICLGQCEHRQRSFTSQLEKVQTRFRTVPNLPDNTGFQCLHAHYYEHLSVYHLFRYFMDCAWSCEPLLQVQHIALACLSVYALSLSQWLENGRSLSEKEHQAVFCAYSREIEHSIPNQALLSEHLTLDLELSAPALTGLLMTFP from the coding sequence ATGATTTTTCAAACACCCGAAATCTTTGACACTTTCAGCTGCCTGGCCGGGGACTGCCCGGATACCTGCTGCGCAGGCTGGGAGGTCGTAATCGATCCAGAAACCGAGAAATGCTACCAAAAAACTGACGGCCCTATGGGGAACCGTCTCCGGGAGGCCATGACCCTGGACGCGGACGGCGACTGTATTTTCATCAACCAGGCTGGCCGCTGTCCCTTTCTCAACCATAAAGATCTCTGCGATATCCATATCGCCCTGGGCGAGGATGCCCTGAGCGAGACCTGCCGCCTCTACCCACGCTTTTATGGGGACTATGGAAACCTCCAGGAGGCTGGCCTTTCCCTGTCCTGCCCAGAGGCCGCCAGGCTCATTCTGTCTGATCCAGCGCCCATGCGCTTCGTGACCTCGCAGAACGACGCGCCTTCCCGTTACGATCCAGAGCTCGACCCGATGTTCTGCACGCGCATGCTCAGAGCCCGGCGTCTTGGCCTTGCCCTGCTGCAAAACCGCCGATTCACAATCTTTGAGCGGATAACCCTGCTGCTCCAGTTCGCCACCCGGCTCACCGCCCTTCTCTTTATCAGCGATGAGGCGGCCGAAAGCGCTCTTTACACAGCATTCTCAGAGGATAAACAGCTCACCCAGACCCTGTCCGCCCTGCGAAGCACACCTCAGCCCGCCGGCTTGAGTCCCCATGACACATTCTCAGCCCTCTTCATCTGTCTCGGCCAATGCGAGCACCGCCAGCGCAGCTTCACCAGTCAGCTGGAAAAGGTCCAAACGCGCTTCAGGACAGTGCCCAACCTGCCGGACAACACCGGGTTTCAGTGCCTGCACGCCCATTATTACGAGCATTTGAGCGTGTACCACCTGTTCCGCTACTTTATGGACTGCGCCTGGTCCTGCGAACCCCTGCTGCAAGTTCAGCACATTGCCCTGGCCTGCCTGTCCGTCTACGCCCTCTCCCTGAGCCAATGGCTTGAAAATGGCCGCTCTCTGTCCGAAAAGGAGCATCAGGCTGTCTTCTGCGCTTACTCCCGCGAAATCGAGCATTCTATCCCAAATCAGGCCCTTCTGAGCGAGCACCTGACCCTCGACCTGGAGCTGAGCGCCCCAGCGCTGACCGGTCTGCTGATGACCTTTCCATAA
- a CDS encoding MarR family winged helix-turn-helix transcriptional regulator — protein MNQSFHNLLFVSQSLFNKRLYAALQGTGLSSGQPKVLEYLSRNDGSVQKDIAAGCQIEPATVTSLLPRMEAAGLIERRSENGNRRSLYVYLTDKGRDRAAQIEDAFKALEREAFEGIPEIEREAFMTAFCRIYENLSRK, from the coding sequence ATGAACCAGAGCTTTCACAACCTGCTGTTTGTCAGCCAGAGCCTTTTTAACAAGCGTCTTTACGCGGCCCTGCAGGGCACGGGCCTGTCCTCCGGGCAGCCCAAGGTGCTGGAGTACCTGAGCCGCAACGACGGCAGTGTCCAGAAGGATATCGCTGCCGGATGCCAGATTGAGCCGGCGACCGTCACCAGCCTGCTGCCCCGGATGGAGGCAGCGGGGCTCATCGAAAGACGCTCAGAGAACGGTAACCGCCGCTCTCTGTATGTTTATCTGACGGATAAGGGCAGGGACCGCGCAGCCCAGATCGAGGATGCCTTTAAAGCCCTGGAGCGCGAGGCTTTTGAGGGCATTCCAGAGATCGAGCGCGAAGCGTTTATGACGGCTTTCTGCAGGATTTATGAGAATCTGAGCAGAAAATAA
- the rplQ gene encoding 50S ribosomal protein L17, translating into MAGYRKLGRPTDQRRAMLRNLTTSLFEHGRIETTVTRAKEVKRMADKMVTLGKRGDLHARRQALAYITKDDVVKSLFDDIAPKYAERQGGYTRIYRVGPRRGDGAEMAAIELV; encoded by the coding sequence ATGGCTGGATACAGAAAATTAGGCCGCCCAACCGATCAAAGAAGAGCAATGCTCAGAAATCTGACCACTTCACTTTTTGAGCACGGTAGAATCGAGACAACCGTTACCCGCGCAAAAGAAGTAAAAAGAATGGCAGACAAAATGGTCACCTTGGGTAAAAGAGGCGACTTACATGCCAGAAGACAGGCGTTAGCATACATTACAAAAGATGATGTTGTAAAGAGCCTGTTTGATGACATTGCACCTAAATACGCCGAAAGACAGGGTGGATACACACGCATCTACCGTGTTGGACCACGCAGAGGCGACGGTGCTGAAATGGCAGCAATTGAATTAGTATAA
- a CDS encoding energy-coupling factor transporter ATPase: MEKIIEVKNLFYEYPKTNENENTIALQGVDFSIERGEFVGIIGHNGSGKSTLSKLLNAIIQPTDGDVIVNGMNTKDPEHLWDIRQTAGMVFQNPDNQLVATIVEEDVAFGPENLGIPPEEIRRRVDEALGTVAMEAYRRQKPHQLSGGQKQRIAIAGILAMEPDCIIFDEPTAMLDPSGRKEVMRTIKKLNEEKKMTVLHITHYMNELIDADRIIVLDKGKIVMQGRPKEIFRQVDKLKEIGLDVPQMTELAHDLRQSGYNIPDDILHIEEMVNALCH, from the coding sequence ATGGAAAAAATCATCGAGGTTAAAAACCTGTTCTATGAATACCCCAAAACCAATGAAAATGAAAACACCATCGCGCTGCAAGGCGTCGATTTCAGTATAGAACGCGGGGAGTTCGTGGGCATTATCGGCCATAACGGTTCTGGTAAGTCCACCCTGTCAAAGCTCCTCAACGCCATCATCCAGCCCACAGACGGCGACGTCATTGTGAATGGCATGAATACGAAAGATCCCGAACACCTCTGGGATATCCGCCAGACCGCGGGCATGGTTTTCCAGAACCCCGACAACCAGCTGGTGGCCACCATCGTGGAAGAGGATGTGGCCTTTGGTCCGGAAAACCTGGGCATCCCGCCAGAGGAAATCCGCAGGCGCGTGGACGAGGCGCTCGGCACCGTCGCCATGGAAGCCTACCGCAGGCAGAAGCCCCACCAGCTGTCCGGCGGCCAGAAGCAGCGGATCGCCATTGCCGGCATACTGGCCATGGAACCCGACTGCATCATTTTTGATGAGCCTACCGCCATGCTCGACCCATCCGGCCGAAAAGAAGTCATGCGGACCATCAAAAAACTGAACGAAGAAAAGAAAATGACCGTGCTGCACATTACCCATTATATGAATGAGCTCATTGACGCAGACCGGATCATTGTACTCGATAAAGGTAAAATCGTCATGCAGGGCAGACCCAAAGAAATCTTCCGGCAGGTGGACAAGCTGAAAGAAATCGGACTCGACGTCCCGCAGATGACCGAGCTGGCCCATGACTTGCGCCAGTCCGGCTACAATATTCCCGACGATATCCTTCATATCGAAGAAATGGTGAATGCGCTATGCCACTAG
- a CDS encoding DNA-directed RNA polymerase subunit alpha, which produces MIEFEKPIIEIVEKSEDETYGKFVVEPLERGYGTTLGNSLRRIMLSSLPGVAVTSVKIDGVLHEFSTIPGVREDVVEILLNMKGLAAEIFSDEPKTVRIEAEGEGEITAGDIITDADVEILNPDMHIATLAKGATLNMEMRLEKGRGYVASDKNKYPGMPIGTLPVDSIFSPIRKVNFLVENTRVGQITDFDKLTLEVWTDGTTTPEEALSLSAKVLNEHLNLFIDLTDHANSVEIMVEKEENEKERIREMSIEELELSVRSSNCLRRANIDTVEKLTQKTEEDMIKVRNLGRKSLNEIKHKLAEIGLSLSQEDEKTKE; this is translated from the coding sequence ATGATCGAATTTGAAAAACCAATTATCGAAATCGTTGAAAAATCAGAAGATGAAACCTACGGCAAGTTTGTCGTCGAACCCTTGGAAAGAGGTTATGGTACAACCTTAGGCAACAGCTTAAGACGGATCATGCTCTCCTCCCTCCCGGGCGTTGCCGTCACTTCCGTTAAAATAGACGGTGTTCTTCATGAGTTCTCAACCATTCCCGGCGTACGGGAAGATGTTGTGGAAATCCTGCTGAACATGAAAGGTTTGGCTGCTGAAATTTTTTCAGATGAACCGAAGACCGTCCGTATCGAAGCAGAAGGCGAAGGCGAGATCACCGCTGGTGATATTATTACCGACGCTGATGTGGAAATCTTAAATCCCGACATGCACATCGCAACCCTCGCAAAAGGCGCAACCCTGAACATGGAAATGCGTCTGGAAAAGGGCCGCGGCTATGTCGCTTCTGATAAAAATAAATACCCGGGTATGCCGATCGGTACCTTACCGGTTGACTCCATTTTCTCACCAATCCGTAAGGTCAACTTTCTGGTGGAAAATACCCGTGTCGGTCAGATAACCGATTTTGACAAGCTGACTCTGGAAGTGTGGACCGATGGGACCACTACACCCGAAGAAGCCCTGTCATTATCAGCAAAAGTACTGAATGAACATTTGAATCTTTTCATTGATTTAACCGACCATGCAAACAGTGTCGAAATCATGGTTGAAAAAGAAGAGAATGAAAAAGAACGTATCCGTGAAATGTCCATCGAAGAGCTGGAATTATCCGTGCGTTCAAGCAATTGCCTGAGAAGGGCAAATATTGATACCGTTGAAAAATTAACTCAGAAAACCGAAGAGGATATGATCAAAGTGCGTAACCTTGGCCGTAAATCCTTAAATGAAATCAAGCACAAGCTGGCTGAAATCGGGTTATCTCTGAGTCAAGAAGACGAAAAGACAAAGGAGTGA
- the rpsI gene encoding 30S ribosomal protein S9 translates to MAKVQYFGTGRRKTSVARVRLLPGEGKFVINGRDIDDYFGMETLKVIAKQPLTLTGTTDTFDVIVNVYGGGFTGQAGAIRHGIARALLEADANLRPELKKAGYLTRDPRMTERKKYGLKKARRAPQFSKR, encoded by the coding sequence ATGGCAAAAGTACAATATTTTGGAACAGGTAGAAGAAAAACCTCTGTCGCCAGAGTTCGTTTATTACCAGGCGAAGGCAAATTCGTCATCAACGGCCGTGATATCGACGATTACTTCGGTATGGAAACCTTAAAAGTGATCGCAAAACAGCCATTAACCTTAACAGGAACCACCGATACTTTTGACGTAATCGTCAATGTATACGGCGGCGGCTTCACCGGCCAGGCTGGTGCAATCCGTCATGGTATCGCAAGAGCTTTACTCGAAGCCGATGCCAACTTAAGACCAGAACTGAAAAAAGCCGGTTACTTAACCCGTGACCCAAGAATGACCGAAAGAAAGAAATACGGTCTCAAAAAAGCACGTCGTGCGCCACAGTTCTCAAAACGTTAA
- a CDS encoding cytidylate kinase family protein translates to MTAGEKIKRYIVFTIGVLINSFGISFITKASLGTSPISSVPYVLSLRFEPTLGEFSFVLNMIFIILEIALLRRKFEKIQLLQIVVNVVFSYFIDISMLLLGGLNPGNYAMKLAFLLIGCAILAFGITLEVFADVILVPGEGIVNAIAVTFKKQFGSVKVGFDVTLMSTACILSLVFFHGLQGIREGTLISALIVGTIVKFYSRHLGFLRDRLFGVREADDTAEDKPCRCPVITISRQYGCGGNEVGQRLADDLKMAFYDNEISWRTAAEGGYTKKYVEQEEQRYTNSLLYDLVASNYAMAPGEVPPLDALFEVQSRVIRELSCQGPCVIMGRCADYVLRDQPDCFHVYLSADLEDRVRRIMEKENCGAAAARQKIAEKDRERASHYKHFTGRAWGAAGNYSLSVDTSVFGVEGTAALIEDAFERSWKGKENEPELSQPAVCQPEPF, encoded by the coding sequence ATGACAGCAGGAGAAAAAATTAAGCGCTATATTGTCTTTACCATCGGGGTTCTCATCAACTCCTTTGGCATCAGTTTTATCACAAAGGCCAGTCTGGGGACTTCGCCGATTTCCAGTGTGCCCTATGTGCTGAGCCTGCGGTTTGAGCCGACCCTGGGTGAATTCTCATTCGTGCTCAATATGATCTTCATTATTCTGGAGATCGCTCTGCTGCGCAGAAAATTTGAAAAAATTCAGCTTTTGCAGATTGTGGTTAACGTGGTGTTCAGTTATTTCATTGATATCAGTATGCTGCTGCTCGGGGGCTTAAACCCGGGGAACTATGCCATGAAGCTGGCCTTTCTGCTGATCGGCTGCGCGATTCTGGCCTTTGGCATTACGCTGGAGGTTTTTGCGGATGTGATACTGGTACCGGGCGAGGGGATTGTGAATGCCATCGCGGTGACCTTTAAAAAGCAGTTCGGATCGGTCAAGGTGGGGTTTGACGTGACCCTGATGTCTACGGCCTGCATCCTGTCGCTGGTCTTTTTCCACGGCCTGCAGGGGATCCGGGAGGGCACACTTATCTCGGCCCTGATTGTGGGAACCATTGTCAAATTTTACAGCCGGCACCTCGGCTTTCTGCGGGACAGGCTCTTTGGCGTGCGGGAGGCGGACGATACGGCGGAGGACAAGCCCTGCCGCTGCCCGGTGATTACCATCAGCCGCCAGTATGGCTGTGGTGGAAATGAGGTGGGCCAGCGGCTGGCCGACGATTTGAAGATGGCCTTTTATGACAATGAGATCAGCTGGCGCACTGCCGCCGAGGGCGGCTATACCAAGAAATATGTCGAGCAGGAGGAGCAGCGCTACACCAACAGCCTGCTCTACGACCTGGTGGCCTCCAATTATGCCATGGCGCCCGGCGAGGTGCCGCCGCTGGACGCTCTGTTTGAAGTCCAGAGCCGGGTTATCCGTGAGCTTTCCTGCCAGGGCCCCTGTGTGATCATGGGGCGCTGTGCCGATTATGTGCTCCGTGACCAGCCGGATTGCTTTCATGTTTATCTCAGCGCGGATTTGGAGGACCGGGTCCGCCGGATCATGGAAAAGGAAAATTGTGGTGCGGCGGCCGCCAGACAGAAGATCGCTGAGAAGGACCGGGAGCGGGCCAGCCATTATAAGCACTTTACCGGACGAGCCTGGGGCGCCGCCGGAAATTACAGCTTGTCGGTGGATACCTCCGTCTTTGGCGTTGAGGGCACCGCCGCGTTGATTGAGGACGCCTTTGAGCGTTCATGGAAAGGAAAAGAGAATGAACCAGAGCTTTCACAACCTGCTGTTTGTCAGCCAGAGCCTTTTTAA
- the infA gene encoding translation initiation factor IF-1 gives MGKKDVIEVEGKVIEALPNTIFLVELENGHQITAHISGKLRMNYIRILPGDKVMLELSPYDLTRGRIVWRGKGRS, from the coding sequence ATGGGCAAAAAAGACGTGATTGAAGTCGAAGGTAAAGTCATTGAGGCTTTACCAAATACGATTTTTTTAGTAGAATTAGAGAATGGGCATCAGATAACGGCGCATATTTCAGGAAAATTAAGAATGAACTACATTCGGATTTTACCTGGAGACAAAGTTATGTTAGAATTGTCCCCATATGATTTGACCCGTGGGCGTATCGTATGGCGGGGAAAAGGCAGATCATAA